From Armatimonadota bacterium, a single genomic window includes:
- the alaS gene encoding alanine--tRNA ligase: MGGTAGALLALVPEGTRAFFYEEAIEVEEMGTTRWTWRQAAETFLTFFRERGHTVVPGSSLVPAGDPTLLFTNAGMVQFKDTFLGLERRPYLRAATLQKCMRVQGKHNDLETVGPSPWHHTFFLMLGNFSFGDYFKREAIAYAWELMTAIYGIDPSRLVLTIFKDDDEAFQAWRALEIPAARIFRMDEKTNFWMMADVGPCGPTSELHYDWGPERCTCGRPDCSVALDNGCLRWLEVWNLVFMQFDQRPDGTRVPLPRPGVDTGMGLERLVTVLQGTRDVYGTDLFLPLMDRLQAILGHDRRRREEHEVAYRVMADHGRAMTFLLADGVVPGNEGRSYVLRMIMRRAMRFCRSTGTTAPFLAELAGAVAEEMGDVYPELRAQREFIEAAARAEEERFTQTLTNGLERLEELLDRTAEAGARVLPGEEVFRLYDTYGFPLEMTKDVARERGLEVDETGFARAMEAQRERARAAQAFTLPADDGRYARLAAEGITTEFVGYRRHRLRARIRALLVRGRPAERAAAGDEVEVVLDRTPFYAEGGGQVGDTGELVTADGRVEVRDTRRGPGGIIVHLGLVQDGAIRVGQTCRATIDVARRLDIMRNHTATHLLHKALREVLGEHARQAGSLVAPDRLRFDFIHLAPLSAEQRQAIEVRVNEQITADLPVRAQWLSYEEAVARGAMALFGEKYGDRVRMVSIDHYSRELCGGTHLARTGQIGLFKVTAESGVAAGVRRIEAVTGRGALDLVIRQERALRAIAEQLRTTPEEAPERVRRLSEQIRELERRLRAGAEPSREEVALRGEAAAVTVDGTRVVVLDVQADDAEALRRQADRLREVFDARTEPAVIVLASTTSGRLVATRTRKASPPVHAGALLRSLAEEFGGSGGGRPDLGQGGLRDPARVRDLVARGRDPAFLAAHLARGR, from the coding sequence ATGGGTGGTACCGCGGGAGCGCTGCTCGCTCTCGTCCCTGAGGGGACGAGGGCGTTCTTTTATGAGGAAGCGATCGAGGTGGAGGAGATGGGGACGACCCGATGGACGTGGCGGCAGGCGGCCGAGACGTTCCTGACGTTCTTCCGGGAGCGCGGTCATACCGTCGTCCCCGGCAGCTCCCTGGTGCCTGCGGGCGACCCCACGCTGCTCTTCACCAACGCCGGCATGGTGCAGTTCAAGGACACCTTCCTCGGCCTGGAACGCCGTCCGTATCTGCGGGCCGCCACATTGCAAAAGTGCATGCGCGTGCAGGGGAAGCACAACGACCTGGAGACGGTCGGGCCGAGCCCCTGGCACCACACCTTCTTCCTGATGCTGGGCAACTTCAGCTTCGGCGACTACTTCAAACGGGAGGCGATCGCCTACGCCTGGGAGTTGATGACCGCCATCTACGGGATCGATCCGTCCCGACTGGTGCTGACCATCTTCAAGGACGACGACGAGGCCTTCCAGGCCTGGCGGGCGCTGGAGATCCCCGCCGCGCGCATTTTCCGCATGGACGAGAAGACGAACTTCTGGATGATGGCCGACGTCGGACCCTGCGGGCCGACCTCGGAACTGCACTACGACTGGGGCCCCGAGCGCTGCACCTGCGGACGTCCCGACTGCAGCGTCGCCCTGGACAACGGCTGTCTCCGCTGGCTGGAGGTCTGGAACCTGGTCTTCATGCAGTTCGACCAGCGGCCCGACGGGACCCGGGTCCCCCTGCCGAGACCCGGGGTGGATACGGGCATGGGGCTGGAGCGTCTGGTGACGGTCCTCCAGGGCACCCGCGACGTGTACGGCACCGACCTGTTCCTGCCCCTGATGGATCGCCTGCAGGCCATTCTGGGCCACGACCGGCGCCGGCGCGAGGAGCATGAGGTGGCCTACCGGGTGATGGCCGACCACGGGCGGGCCATGACCTTCCTGCTCGCCGACGGCGTGGTTCCCGGCAACGAAGGCCGCAGCTACGTCCTGCGGATGATCATGCGGCGGGCGATGCGCTTCTGCCGCTCCACCGGCACCACGGCGCCGTTCCTCGCCGAACTGGCCGGGGCCGTCGCGGAGGAGATGGGGGATGTGTACCCGGAATTGCGCGCGCAGCGGGAGTTCATCGAGGCCGCGGCGCGCGCCGAAGAAGAACGCTTCACCCAGACGCTGACCAACGGCCTGGAGCGGCTGGAGGAGCTCCTGGACCGGACCGCGGAGGCCGGGGCGCGCGTCCTGCCCGGCGAGGAGGTGTTCCGTCTCTACGACACCTACGGGTTTCCGCTGGAGATGACGAAGGACGTGGCGCGCGAGCGCGGGCTGGAGGTGGACGAGACCGGTTTTGCCCGGGCGATGGAGGCCCAGCGCGAGCGGGCCCGGGCGGCGCAGGCGTTTACCCTCCCGGCGGATGACGGCCGCTATGCCCGGCTGGCGGCCGAAGGGATAACCACAGAGTTCGTCGGCTACCGGCGGCACCGCCTGCGGGCGCGCATCAGGGCGCTGCTGGTCCGCGGCCGGCCGGCGGAGCGGGCCGCCGCCGGCGACGAGGTGGAGGTGGTGCTCGACCGCACGCCCTTCTACGCGGAAGGCGGCGGCCAGGTCGGCGACACGGGCGAACTGGTCACGGCGGACGGCCGGGTCGAGGTCCGGGACACCCGCCGCGGGCCGGGCGGGATCATCGTCCACCTCGGGCTCGTCCAAGATGGTGCGATCCGGGTCGGCCAGACGTGCCGCGCGACGATCGACGTCGCGCGGCGACTCGACATCATGCGGAACCACACCGCGACGCATCTGCTGCACAAGGCCCTGCGGGAGGTGCTCGGGGAACACGCCCGCCAGGCCGGCTCGCTGGTGGCCCCCGACCGGCTGCGCTTCGACTTCATCCACCTGGCGCCGCTCAGCGCGGAGCAGCGGCAGGCCATCGAGGTCCGGGTGAACGAGCAGATCACGGCCGACCTGCCCGTGCGGGCGCAGTGGTTGAGCTACGAGGAGGCGGTGGCCCGCGGGGCCATGGCGCTCTTCGGAGAGAAGTACGGCGACCGTGTCCGCATGGTCAGCATCGACCACTACAGCCGGGAACTGTGCGGAGGCACCCACCTCGCGCGCACCGGGCAGATCGGCCTCTTCAAGGTCACCGCGGAGAGCGGCGTCGCCGCTGGCGTGCGGCGCATCGAGGCGGTCACCGGTCGGGGCGCGCTGGATCTGGTCATCCGCCAGGAGCGCGCCCTGCGCGCGATCGCCGAGCAGTTGCGCACCACGCCCGAAGAGGCCCCCGAGCGCGTGCGGCGGTTGAGCGAGCAGATCAGAGAACTGGAGCGTCGGCTGCGCGCCGGCGCGGAGCCGTCCCGCGAGGAGGTCGCCCTGCGCGGCGAGGCCGCCGCCGTCACCGTGGACGGCACGCGCGTCGTCGTCCTCGACGTCCAGGCCGACGACGCCGAGGCGCTGCGTCGCCAGGCCGATCGGCTGCGCGAGGTCTTCGACGCCAGGACGGAGCCCGCCGTGATCGTCCTGGCCAGCACCACCAGCGGCCGCCTGGTCGCGACGCGCACACGCAAAGCCTCGCCGCCGGTCCACGCGGGGGCGCTGCTGCGCAGCCTGGCCGAGGAGTTCGGGGGCAGCGGCGGCGGCCGGCCCGACCTGGGGCAGGGCGGGCTGCGCGATCCGGCGCGGGTGCGCGACCTGGTGGCCCGCGGCCGCGATCCGGCCTTCCTGGCCGCGCATCTGGCGCGCGGGAGGTAG
- a CDS encoding aminotransferase class III-fold pyridoxal phosphate-dependent enzyme, protein MRRPADPDRTGDAVRRVDAARPRVPVPPSASPPPKGSVPPTGSVLPKDPDRLAQEVLDKYARFINPGLARLYRFANVTTAEWEAEGAVVRDIHGKEYLDFSGGPAVFSLGHRHPKVVAAVKAQLDRMPMSVRAMPRLLEAELAELLAQITPGDLQYTFFVNSGTEANEGALKLARLATGRPNIVGAVGAFHGKTMGALSASGRDTYKTPFQPLIPGFSHVPFGDLEALERAVTVETAAVILEPIQGEGGVIIPPDDYLPGVREICDRTGALLILDEVQTGLGRTGKMFACEHWGVAPDLLTMAKALGGGVMPIGAITGRPQIWKMLEQNPYLHSSTFGGNPLACAAGVATIKVLLEDRLPERAAELGPYLLERLRDVQRRHPTIVRDVRGKGLLLGMEFADPDVVLLITADAMERGVIIFYSLNKPECFRIAPPLVVTKAQIDRAVEILEQSVAWAEQMVAEVSAETTR, encoded by the coding sequence ATGCGACGACCGGCCGATCCTGACCGTACCGGCGATGCTGTTCGCAGGGTGGATGCCGCCCGGCCGCGGGTCCCTGTTCCCCCGTCGGCGTCTCCCCCGCCGAAGGGCTCCGTCCCTCCGACGGGATCTGTCCTTCCGAAGGACCCCGACCGTCTGGCCCAGGAGGTCCTGGACAAGTACGCCCGCTTCATCAACCCCGGACTGGCCCGCCTCTACCGTTTCGCCAACGTCACGACCGCGGAGTGGGAGGCGGAGGGGGCCGTGGTCCGGGATATCCATGGCAAGGAGTATCTGGACTTCTCGGGAGGACCGGCCGTTTTCAGTCTCGGCCACCGCCACCCCAAGGTTGTGGCGGCGGTCAAAGCGCAGCTGGACCGCATGCCCATGTCGGTCCGCGCCATGCCGCGTCTGCTGGAAGCCGAACTGGCGGAGCTGCTGGCGCAGATCACTCCCGGCGACCTGCAGTACACCTTCTTTGTCAACAGCGGGACCGAGGCGAACGAAGGTGCGCTGAAGCTGGCGCGCCTGGCCACGGGCCGGCCGAACATCGTGGGGGCGGTCGGTGCCTTCCACGGGAAGACGATGGGAGCCCTTTCCGCCTCCGGACGCGACACCTACAAGACGCCGTTCCAGCCCCTGATCCCGGGATTCAGCCACGTGCCCTTCGGCGACCTGGAAGCCCTCGAGCGAGCGGTAACGGTCGAAACCGCGGCGGTGATCCTGGAACCGATCCAGGGGGAGGGCGGCGTGATCATCCCTCCCGACGACTATCTGCCCGGCGTGCGCGAGATCTGCGACCGCACCGGGGCGCTGCTTATCCTGGACGAGGTACAGACCGGTCTGGGCCGCACCGGGAAGATGTTCGCCTGCGAGCACTGGGGCGTCGCGCCGGACCTGCTGACCATGGCCAAAGCGCTCGGCGGCGGCGTGATGCCCATCGGAGCGATCACGGGACGACCGCAGATCTGGAAGATGCTCGAGCAGAATCCCTACCTGCACTCCTCCACCTTCGGCGGCAACCCGCTGGCCTGCGCCGCGGGCGTGGCCACGATCAAGGTGCTCCTGGAAGACCGTCTGCCCGAGCGCGCCGCCGAGTTGGGTCCGTACCTGCTGGAGCGGCTGCGCGACGTGCAGCGCCGTCATCCGACCATCGTCCGGGACGTGCGGGGGAAGGGGCTGCTCCTGGGCATGGAGTTCGCCGATCCCGACGTCGTCCTCCTGATCACCGCGGACGCGATGGAGCGCGGGGTCATCATCTTCTACAGTCTGAACAAGCCGGAGTGCTTCCGGATCGCCCCGCCGCTCGTGGTCACGAAGGCGCAGATCGACCGCGCGGTGGAGATCCTGGAGCAATCCGTCGCCTGGGCGGAGCAGATGGTGGCCGAAGTCTCCGCCGAGACGACGCGCTAG
- a CDS encoding YqeG family HAD IIIA-type phosphatase yields the protein MIQRLLTPREVAASVADLDPEALHRRGVRGVILDLDNTIVPWGRRTVPPVVHEWVEGLRRTGIRVCIVSNNSGGWARQVSASLGGIPVVGWALKPVPFGFRRAMRLMGTAPAQTALVGDQLFTDVLGGNLLGVYTILVEPLSPRDWLSTRLVRLLEGPFRRRLARRFPQDTG from the coding sequence GTGATCCAGCGCCTGCTCACGCCCCGGGAGGTGGCGGCCTCCGTCGCGGATCTCGATCCCGAAGCGCTGCACCGCCGGGGGGTCCGCGGCGTGATCCTCGATCTGGACAATACCATCGTCCCGTGGGGTCGCCGGACCGTCCCCCCGGTTGTCCATGAGTGGGTGGAAGGCCTCCGCCGGACCGGCATCCGGGTCTGCATCGTGTCCAACAACTCCGGGGGGTGGGCCCGACAGGTGAGCGCCTCGTTGGGCGGGATCCCCGTGGTGGGATGGGCGCTCAAACCGGTGCCCTTCGGGTTCAGACGCGCCATGCGCCTGATGGGCACCGCTCCCGCGCAGACCGCGCTGGTCGGTGACCAGCTGTTCACCGATGTCCTGGGCGGCAACCTGCTCGGCGTCTACACGATTCTCGTCGAGCCGCTGTCGCCCCGGGACTGGCTGAGTACCCGCCTGGTGCGTCTGCTGGAAGGACCCTTCCGCCGGCGCCTTGCCCGCCGCTTCCCTCAGGACACCGGCTAG
- a CDS encoding DUF1292 domain-containing protein encodes MTNRGTTITLLDDEGRSHAFTLVDVVEVDDRRYAVLQPQGEEGSAVLFRVEGELLTPVDEDEEFDRVVAELQETGDYDALTVVDEDDRRRRGVN; translated from the coding sequence GTGACGAATCGCGGGACCACCATCACACTCCTGGACGATGAGGGCCGATCCCACGCCTTCACCCTCGTCGACGTAGTGGAGGTGGACGACCGCCGGTACGCCGTGCTCCAGCCCCAGGGCGAGGAGGGGAGCGCGGTGCTTTTCCGCGTCGAGGGCGAGCTGCTCACGCCGGTGGACGAGGACGAGGAGTTCGACCGCGTCGTCGCCGAGTTGCAGGAGACCGGGGACTACGACGCCCTGACCGTAGTGGACGAGGACGACCGGCGCAGGCGCGGGGTGAACTGA
- a CDS encoding HNH endonuclease signature motif containing protein gives MIASILVQAAGLNDRDLTCRIQDLVRREREATAALIAHLAVFDERRLYLAEGCPSMFAYCTRVLHLSEYAAYNRIEAARVARRFPQVLDLLTSGAVNLTTVGLLAPHLTAENHVALLTEAERKTKHEVEALVARLRPQPPVASTVRRLPIPAAIARPVGAARDPKASEGDSIGEAHGEEKPGQEAAGQEAPDRPGALGAPLIDAPAEASRFSSPSSARRPVVEPLAPRLYRIQFTADEEMYQALRRAQDLLRHRIPDGDAGEVFRLALRALLKDLAQRRHSAAQRDTDGRRADGEPPPRQHTTNASVRSRHIPAEVRRAAWARDQGQCAYVSPGGRRCEARGFLEFHHIVPYARGGTATLDNIQLRCRAHNGYEAELIFGRDTVQAMRHKDMRRGPAAAPG, from the coding sequence ATGATCGCATCCATCCTTGTCCAGGCCGCAGGACTCAACGACCGGGATTTGACCTGTCGGATCCAGGACCTGGTGCGCCGCGAGCGTGAGGCCACCGCCGCCCTCATTGCTCACCTGGCCGTCTTCGACGAGCGCCGTCTCTACCTCGCCGAGGGCTGCCCGTCGATGTTCGCCTACTGTACTCGGGTGCTCCACCTCTCCGAGTACGCCGCATACAACCGCATCGAGGCCGCGCGGGTGGCGCGCCGGTTCCCTCAGGTCCTGGACCTGCTGACCAGCGGAGCGGTGAACCTGACCACGGTGGGGCTTTTGGCCCCTCACCTGACGGCGGAGAATCACGTGGCCCTGCTGACGGAAGCGGAACGCAAGACCAAGCACGAGGTGGAAGCCCTGGTCGCCCGCCTGCGACCGCAACCGCCGGTGGCCTCGACGGTGCGCCGGTTGCCGATCCCGGCCGCCATTGCGCGGCCGGTCGGGGCCGCCCGCGATCCGAAAGCCTCCGAAGGCGATAGCATCGGGGAAGCGCACGGAGAGGAAAAACCGGGACAGGAAGCAGCGGGACAGGAAGCACCGGATAGGCCCGGAGCACTGGGGGCCCCGCTGATTGATGCGCCGGCGGAAGCATCACGCTTCTCGTCGCCTTCCTCCGCACGGCGACCCGTTGTCGAACCGCTGGCGCCCAGGCTGTATCGCATTCAATTCACCGCAGATGAGGAAATGTATCAGGCGCTCCGCCGGGCCCAGGATCTGCTGCGGCACCGGATTCCCGATGGTGATGCGGGGGAAGTCTTCAGGCTGGCGCTGCGGGCGCTTCTGAAAGATCTGGCGCAGCGCAGGCACTCCGCCGCGCAGCGCGACACCGACGGACGTCGAGCAGATGGTGAGCCGCCGCCACGGCAGCACACCACGAACGCATCAGTCCGTTCGCGGCACATTCCGGCGGAGGTCAGGCGGGCGGCGTGGGCTCGGGACCAGGGACAATGCGCCTACGTTTCACCCGGCGGCCGTCGCTGCGAGGCCCGCGGCTTCCTCGAGTTCCATCACATCGTTCCGTACGCCCGCGGGGGAACAGCGACCCTCGACAACATCCAGCTCAGGTGTCGCGCCCACAACGGCTACGAAGCGGAACTCATCTTCGGCCGCGACACGGTGCAGGCGATGCGGCACAAAGACATGCGCCGCGGACCGGCGGCGGCGCCGGGATGA
- a CDS encoding NUDIX hydrolase, with product MTPERSTSRRRPVKRARSAGGVVFRSDGGRPTILLLRHESGRWMLPKGTIEEGETPEAVALREVREETGLSRVRVVADLGEERYHFFWRSEDAYYDKTVRYFLLEFLGGEDPAPQSEEGFVACEWVSLDDALERIKYKETREVVRRAKDYLEHTGERSDATTGRS from the coding sequence ATGACACCGGAGCGCAGCACCTCGCGCCGCAGGCCGGTCAAGCGGGCGCGCAGCGCCGGCGGGGTGGTGTTTCGGAGCGACGGCGGCCGTCCGACTATCCTCCTGCTGCGGCATGAGAGCGGCAGGTGGATGCTCCCCAAGGGGACGATCGAGGAGGGCGAAACGCCCGAGGCCGTGGCCCTCCGCGAGGTGCGCGAGGAGACCGGTCTCTCCCGTGTCCGGGTGGTGGCCGACCTGGGGGAGGAGCGCTACCACTTCTTCTGGCGCTCCGAGGACGCCTACTACGACAAGACCGTGCGCTACTTTCTCCTCGAGTTTCTGGGCGGGGAGGATCCCGCCCCCCAGTCGGAAGAAGGGTTTGTGGCCTGCGAGTGGGTGAGCCTGGACGACGCTCTCGAGCGCATCAAGTACAAAGAAACGCGCGAGGTCGTGCGTCGGGCGAAGGACTATCTCGAGCATACGGGGGAGCGCAGCGATGCGACGACCGGCCGATCCTGA
- the ilvD gene encoding dihydroxy-acid dehydratase — protein sequence MAMPECRAEVREPRAEVRNSRAEVHERNAAFREHSARLLDGPDRAPARSYFRAIGLTDEDLRRPLIGIANTWIELMPCNYHLRRLAEQVKSGVREAGGTPLEFNTIAISDGISMGTEGMRTSLVSREIIADSIELVARGYLLDGLVAIAGCDKTIPGAVMALARLNLPALLLYGGSIAPGRFRGRDVTVQDVFEAVGAYHAGRLDAAQLAELESAACPGPGACGGQFTANTMAMAFEVMGISPMGSADIPAMSPDKDAAAREAGRLVMGLLRAGIRPREIITRRSLENAITAVAASGGSTNAVLHLLAVAQEAGVPLTIDDFDRLSGRTPLIVDLKPGGRFTAVDLHRAGGIRLVTQRLLEAGLLHGETITASGRTLAAEAAVARESPGQEVVRPVKDPLEPTGGLAILRGNLAPEGCVVKLAGSARRTHRGPAKVFDSEEEAFQAVAGGKIRPGDVVVIRYEGPVGGPGMREMLAVTAALVGAGLGESVALLTDGRFSGATHGLMAGHVAPEAARGGPIAALRDGDLIVFDVPARRLDVALSEAALTERLASWRPPAPRYSGGALAKYARLVSSAALGAVTR from the coding sequence ATGGCGATGCCGGAGTGCAGGGCGGAGGTTCGCGAGCCCAGGGCGGAGGTTCGCAACTCCAGGGCGGAGGTTCACGAGCGCAACGCAGCATTCCGCGAGCACAGCGCGCGGCTGCTCGACGGGCCGGACCGCGCGCCGGCACGCTCCTACTTCAGGGCCATCGGGCTGACCGACGAGGACCTGCGCCGTCCCCTGATCGGCATCGCCAACACCTGGATCGAGCTTATGCCCTGCAACTACCACCTGCGGCGCCTCGCCGAGCAGGTGAAGTCGGGTGTCCGTGAGGCGGGCGGGACGCCCCTGGAGTTCAACACCATCGCCATCTCCGACGGCATCTCCATGGGGACCGAGGGGATGCGCACCTCCCTGGTCAGCCGGGAGATCATTGCCGACTCCATCGAGCTCGTCGCCCGCGGCTATCTGCTGGACGGGCTGGTGGCCATCGCCGGGTGCGACAAGACGATCCCGGGAGCGGTCATGGCCCTGGCCCGTCTCAACCTCCCCGCCCTCCTGCTGTACGGCGGGTCGATCGCCCCCGGAAGGTTCCGGGGCAGGGATGTCACCGTGCAGGACGTCTTTGAGGCGGTCGGCGCCTACCATGCGGGCCGGCTGGATGCGGCGCAGCTGGCGGAGCTCGAATCCGCCGCCTGTCCGGGCCCGGGCGCCTGCGGCGGGCAGTTCACCGCCAACACCATGGCGATGGCTTTTGAGGTGATGGGGATCAGCCCCATGGGCAGCGCCGACATCCCGGCCATGTCCCCGGACAAGGACGCCGCCGCACGGGAGGCCGGTCGCCTGGTGATGGGACTGCTCCGCGCCGGAATTCGTCCGAGGGAGATCATCACCCGTCGCTCGCTGGAGAACGCGATCACGGCGGTGGCCGCCTCGGGGGGCTCCACGAACGCCGTGCTCCACCTGCTGGCCGTCGCTCAGGAGGCGGGGGTTCCCCTGACCATCGACGACTTCGACCGCCTCAGCGGGCGCACGCCCCTGATCGTCGACCTGAAACCGGGGGGCCGCTTCACCGCCGTGGATCTGCACCGCGCCGGCGGCATCCGGCTGGTGACGCAGCGGCTGCTGGAGGCGGGCCTGCTGCACGGCGAGACGATCACCGCCAGCGGCCGGACGCTTGCCGCCGAGGCCGCCGTGGCCCGAGAGAGCCCCGGCCAGGAGGTCGTTCGTCCGGTCAAAGATCCGCTGGAGCCCACCGGAGGGCTGGCCATCCTGCGCGGCAACCTGGCTCCCGAGGGATGCGTGGTGAAGCTGGCCGGCTCCGCGCGCCGCACGCACCGGGGGCCGGCGAAGGTGTTCGACTCCGAGGAGGAGGCGTTCCAGGCCGTCGCCGGCGGGAAGATCCGCCCGGGAGACGTCGTCGTCATCCGCTACGAAGGGCCGGTCGGCGGCCCCGGCATGCGCGAGATGCTCGCCGTCACCGCCGCACTCGTGGGCGCAGGCCTCGGCGAGTCGGTGGCGCTGCTCACCGACGGTCGCTTCTCCGGGGCGACCCACGGCCTGATGGCCGGTCACGTCGCTCCTGAAGCCGCCCGCGGCGGTCCGATCGCGGCGCTGCGCGACGGGGATCTCATTGTCTTCGATGTGCCCGCCCGCCGGCTCGACGTCGCCCTCTCCGAGGCGGCGCTGACGGAGCGTCTGGCCTCGTGGCGGCCGCCGGCGCCCCGCTACAGCGGCGGTGCGCTGGCGAAGTACGCCCGCCTGGTGTCCTCCGCAGCCCTCGGCGCCGTCACGCGCTGA
- the mltG gene encoding endolytic transglycosylase MltG: MRRAAAVTAGLLGAAIAAAAFAVSSALAPVERRAPVQVVVIPPGSGAAEIGRILEDAGIVRRASHFVYAARLRGLTRRLRGGEYRLSPAMSLPEVVERIARGEVVLHTVTIPEGLTAEEIVRTLAGKGLGDPVRLRTLVREGAGAFPHTFLREIPTASLEGYLFPDTYQLPRFLDERLVLAAFLDRFEAVVIPAWRREGRGRSLHEIVTVAAMVEREARVPSERPLIAGVIYNRLRRGWRLEIDATVLYALGRHKPVVTYDDLKVDSPYNTYLHAGLPPGPIASPGLAAIEAALRPARTDYLFYVARPDGSHAFSRTLAEHLVAVRRYRP; this comes from the coding sequence ATGCGCCGGGCGGCGGCGGTGACGGCGGGACTCCTGGGTGCAGCGATCGCCGCGGCCGCCTTTGCCGTCTCGAGCGCGCTGGCGCCGGTGGAGCGGCGGGCCCCGGTGCAGGTCGTGGTCATCCCGCCCGGGAGCGGCGCGGCGGAGATCGGCCGGATTCTGGAGGATGCCGGGATCGTGCGCCGGGCCTCCCACTTTGTCTACGCGGCGCGGCTGCGGGGGCTGACGCGCCGCCTCCGCGGCGGAGAGTACCGCCTGTCCCCCGCCATGTCTCTGCCGGAGGTGGTGGAGCGCATCGCCCGCGGCGAGGTTGTGCTCCACACCGTGACGATTCCCGAAGGCCTCACCGCAGAAGAGATCGTCCGAACCCTCGCCGGGAAAGGGCTGGGCGATCCCGTGCGGCTGCGGACGCTGGTACGGGAGGGAGCAGGAGCGTTCCCCCACACCTTCCTCCGGGAGATCCCCACCGCCTCCCTGGAAGGCTACCTGTTTCCCGACACCTACCAGCTGCCGCGCTTCCTCGACGAACGGTTGGTGTTGGCCGCCTTCCTGGACCGGTTCGAAGCCGTCGTCATCCCCGCATGGCGGCGAGAGGGACGGGGACGGAGCCTGCACGAGATCGTCACGGTGGCGGCGATGGTGGAACGGGAGGCCCGCGTGCCTTCGGAGCGCCCGCTCATCGCGGGGGTGATCTACAACCGGCTCCGCCGCGGCTGGCGGCTGGAGATCGACGCCACCGTTCTCTATGCGCTGGGGCGGCACAAACCGGTCGTCACCTACGACGACCTGAAGGTGGACTCGCCCTACAACACCTACCTCCACGCCGGTCTGCCTCCCGGGCCGATTGCCAGCCCGGGACTGGCCGCGATCGAGGCGGCGCTGCGCCCGGCCCGGACGGACTACCTCTTCTACGTCGCCCGTCCGGACGGCTCCCATGCCTTCAGCCGGACGCTGGCCGAGCACCTGGTCGCCGTCCGCCGCTACCGGCCGTGA
- the ruvX gene encoding Holliday junction resolvase RuvX yields MGGRVLALDVGTRRIGVAVSDPTGTIAHSHAVLPRTSWADLLRRLRRIIADQEVERVVVGLPLRLDGREGPAAEEARAFARRLRRELPLPVVLQDERLSTAEAERAMVLQDARRGVRRRRRDAVAAAIFLQTYLERCRRDAGAADDGEEGRRDESRDHHHTPGR; encoded by the coding sequence ATGGGTGGGAGGGTGCTCGCCCTCGACGTAGGCACCAGGCGGATCGGCGTCGCCGTCTCCGATCCCACCGGGACCATCGCGCACAGCCACGCCGTGCTGCCTCGTACCTCGTGGGCCGACCTCCTCCGGCGACTGCGGCGCATCATCGCCGACCAGGAGGTGGAGCGGGTCGTCGTCGGCCTACCCCTGCGTCTGGACGGGCGGGAAGGGCCCGCGGCGGAGGAGGCCCGGGCCTTCGCCCGGCGGCTGCGGCGCGAGCTGCCGCTCCCCGTTGTCCTGCAGGACGAGCGCCTGTCCACCGCAGAAGCGGAACGGGCAATGGTGTTACAGGACGCCCGCCGGGGGGTGCGACGGCGACGGCGGGACGCCGTAGCGGCGGCGATCTTCCTGCAGACTTATCTCGAGCGGTGCCGCAGGGACGCGGGCGCGGCGGACGACGGGGAGGAGGGACGGCGTGACGAATCGCGGGACCACCATCACACTCCTGGACGATGA
- the rpsU gene encoding 30S ribosomal protein S21, with amino-acid sequence MTEVRVGKDESLDSALRRFKRQVKRSGILTDAKRHEHYESPSVKRRRKAARRRRRGG; translated from the coding sequence ATGACCGAAGTCCGTGTCGGCAAGGACGAAAGCCTGGACAGCGCGCTGCGCCGGTTCAAGCGCCAGGTGAAGCGCTCGGGCATTCTCACCGACGCCAAGCGCCACGAGCACTACGAATCCCCCAGTGTGAAGCGGCGCCGGAAGGCAGCCCGGCGGCGCCGGCGGGGAGGGTAG
- a CDS encoding GatB/YqeY domain-containing protein has protein sequence MSLADRLKEDLNRALRAGDSLRVSTIRLARAAIHNAAIERGRDLTDLEIQDILAREMKRRREAIEAYTRAGREDLVQKETLELAILTEYLPPLDEAQLRAMIRDTVAQVGATGPQDLGRVMGALMPRLRGRADGGLVQRLVREALGA, from the coding sequence ATGTCCCTCGCCGACCGTCTGAAGGAAGATCTGAATCGCGCCCTCCGTGCCGGCGACAGCCTCCGTGTGTCGACGATCCGGCTGGCCCGGGCAGCGATTCACAATGCCGCCATCGAGCGGGGCCGCGACCTGACCGACCTGGAGATCCAGGACATTCTGGCGCGGGAGATGAAACGTCGGCGCGAAGCGATTGAAGCCTACACCAGGGCCGGGCGCGAGGACCTGGTACAGAAGGAGACCCTGGAACTGGCCATCCTCACCGAGTACCTTCCGCCGCTGGACGAGGCGCAGTTACGGGCGATGATCCGCGACACCGTCGCCCAGGTCGGGGCCACCGGGCCGCAGGATCTGGGCCGGGTGATGGGAGCCCTGATGCCGCGCCTCCGCGGCCGCGCCGACGGCGGGCTGGTCCAGCGGCTGGTCCGGGAAGCCTTGGGGGCATGA